The Spirosoma oryzicola region ACCATCGAACGGCGAAATACGGGTTACGCGCTGGACGCGCTGCTCGACATGGTCCCCTTCGCGTCCGATGGCGAGCCGTTTAACCTGGCAAAATTCATTACCGGCTCCGAAGGAACGCTTTGTTTCTTAACCGAAATCAAGCTGAATCTGGTCCCCCTTCCTCCAAAAGAAAGTGGGCTGGTTTGTATTCACTGCCATTCGATCGATGAATCGCTTCGTGCGACGCTGGTGGCCCTGAATTATAAACCTTACGCCGTTGAGCTGATCGACGATATTATTCTGGAGCGGGCCGATACGAATCCAGAACAGCGCAAAAACAGCTTCTTTGTCCAGAAAACGCCGACGGATCACTTCCCGATTATTCTGGTTGTCGATCTCTCGCGCGACACACGGGCGGAAATCGAGTTGCTGGCGGCTCAGATGGAAGCGGAGTTACGGGCAGCTAATCTGGGCTATCATTACCCGCTCCTATTCGGCGAAGACACCAAAAAGATCTGGACCCTCCGCAAAGCCGGTTTGGGCTTGCTCGGGAATCTACCCGGCGACGAAAAAGCCGTCGCTGTTATTGAAGATACGGCGGTTGATGTTCATGATCTTCCCGACTACATCCGCGATTTCAATGAAATCCTGAAAAAGCATAATATGCATTCGGTGCACTATGCGCACGCAGGATCGGGCGAACTACATCTTCGGCCTATCATCAATCTGAAAACCGAAGAAGGTCACCGTCAGTACCGGCTTATTGCGGAGGAAATTGCGACGCTGGTCAAAAAGTACGACGGCTCACTCTCGGGCGAACATGGCGACGGGCGATTACGGGGCGAGTTTATTCCGCAAATGGTTGGGCCGCACAACTACGAACTGATGCGGCAAATTAAGCATACCTGGGACCCGCAGGGAATTTTCAATCCCGGTAAAATTGTAGAAACGCCCCCCATGGATACGTTTCTACGGTACGAAGCGGGTCAGCAGACGCCAGAGTTCAAAACGTATTTCCGGTACAAAGATCAGAACGTACTTCAGCACGCCGAGCAGTGCAACGGTTCGGGCGACTGCCGGAAAACGCAGGTATCCGGTGGAACCATGTGTCCTAGCTACATGGCCACCCGTAACGAGAAGGATACGACCCGCGCTCGCGCCAACGTTTTACGCGAGATGCTGACGCGCTCCCCCAAGGAGAATCGTTTCGATCACGAAGAAATAAAAGAAGTGTATGACCTTTGTCTTTCCTGCAAAGGATGCAAAAACGAATGCCCTTCCAACGTTGATGTTGCGAAGCTCAAGGCCGAGTTTCTACAACAGTATTACGACACAAACGGCGTTCCAATTCGCTCACGACTGATTGCTAATTTCGCCCGGCTGTCGAGTCTTGCTTCTTTGGTTCCCTGGGCCTGGAATGGTGTCTTGGGAACGCCTTCGCTTCGACGGGTAGCCAATCGCCTGGTTGGTTTCCACCCCGACCGGACGATGCCTTTGCTAGAAAACACGACACTAAAAAAATGGTGGTCAAAACGGGCTAGTAGCGGTAAACAAGCGTCAGCAACAGCAGCATCCGAACCACGCACCGTACTTCTTTTCTGCGATGAGTTTACCAATTACAATGATGTTGAAGTAGGTCAGAAAGCAATCCAGCTGTTCGAGCGGTTGGGGTATACGGTTGTTATTCCTGAGCATGGCGAGAGTGGCCGCGCGGCCTTGTCCAAAGGCATGCTCAAATACGCTAAAACACTGGCTGAGCGCAACGTCCGGCTTTTGAAGGATGTCGTCACCGCCGAAACGCCACTGGTTGGTCTGGAACCATCCGCTATCCTGACTTTCCGTGACGAATACCCCGATCTGGTCGATGAATCGCTCGTGGCCGATGCGAAGAACCTGGCTCAGCACACGCTGACATTCGAAGAATTTATCGCGCGCGAATCGGATGCTGGTCGTATTGGCTCCGGTCAATTCACGGATGAAAAGCGGTTAATCAAGTTGCACGGGCACTGCCAGCAAAAAGCGGTCTCGTCATTGGTACCGGGTAAAAAGGCGCTGTCGCTCCCGCAGAACTACACGACGCAGCTTATCCCATCGGGTTGTTGTGGCATGGCCGGTTCGTTTGGCTACGAGGCCGAGCACTACGACGTTTCGATGCAGGTTGGCGAATTAGTTTTATTTCCGACCGTCCGGCAGCAGCCCGATGATGTTCTTATCGCAGCCCCCGGCACCTCCTGCCGCCATCAGATCAAAGATGGTACCGCTCGAAAGGCCAAGCACCCGGCTGAGATTTTGTTTGACGCTTTAAAATAAAATGATAAAGAACCACCGCTTTCACCCAGATCGAGCGGTGGTTCTTTACAAGATGGGGCAGAAATTAAAAATTCTGTTTCAAGAAATGCTCATACTATTCTGTATTGATACAATTCAAGCGTATACAGCAAAATAATTGTATAAACGCCTAAAATAGCTATTGCATATTAGGAAACAATATTTTACTTTCGGTATACTAAACACAATCCTAAACATCAGCCTTGTTGAATGACACCTTGTCTACGGCTTATACTAATTTGCCTGTGCACCTTGTCTGTGCACTTTTCGGTGGCTCAACGGGCTCCTCTCGTGCTTCCCCCCCTGTGTGCAACACCCGATCTGACGGAAGCCCAACGCCATGAATTATCCCGCGAGGCAGCCTTTGCCTTAAGTGTGAAACAAGCTTCAGGCGAAGCCTTGACGGGTATTGTATACGTTCCGATCCGCCCCCACATTTTCCGGAGCAGCAATGGAACCGGCGGTATGACGATGACTAAGCTGAACAATATCATCGCTATCACCAACAGTTATTATCTCCTTAACGGCAGCGG contains the following coding sequences:
- a CDS encoding FAD-binding and (Fe-S)-binding domain-containing protein, with translation MDSEVIRHLASQLSGDVYDDSTYRTLYATDASAYREVPTAVAIPKTIDDLKTLIAFAREHKTSLIPRTAGTSLAGQVVGSGIVVDVSKHFTKILEVNPEERWVRVQPGVVRDELNLFLKPYGLYFGPETSTANRAMIGGMVGNNSCGSNSVVYRATREHTLSVKALLADGSEAEFGDLTSWDYTKLVGDASRKNGSATLADKILLKTNAILADPVNQEEIRRNFPKRTIERRNTGYALDALLDMVPFASDGEPFNLAKFITGSEGTLCFLTEIKLNLVPLPPKESGLVCIHCHSIDESLRATLVALNYKPYAVELIDDIILERADTNPEQRKNSFFVQKTPTDHFPIILVVDLSRDTRAEIELLAAQMEAELRAANLGYHYPLLFGEDTKKIWTLRKAGLGLLGNLPGDEKAVAVIEDTAVDVHDLPDYIRDFNEILKKHNMHSVHYAHAGSGELHLRPIINLKTEEGHRQYRLIAEEIATLVKKYDGSLSGEHGDGRLRGEFIPQMVGPHNYELMRQIKHTWDPQGIFNPGKIVETPPMDTFLRYEAGQQTPEFKTYFRYKDQNVLQHAEQCNGSGDCRKTQVSGGTMCPSYMATRNEKDTTRARANVLREMLTRSPKENRFDHEEIKEVYDLCLSCKGCKNECPSNVDVAKLKAEFLQQYYDTNGVPIRSRLIANFARLSSLASLVPWAWNGVLGTPSLRRVANRLVGFHPDRTMPLLENTTLKKWWSKRASSGKQASATAASEPRTVLLFCDEFTNYNDVEVGQKAIQLFERLGYTVVIPEHGESGRAALSKGMLKYAKTLAERNVRLLKDVVTAETPLVGLEPSAILTFRDEYPDLVDESLVADAKNLAQHTLTFEEFIARESDAGRIGSGQFTDEKRLIKLHGHCQQKAVSSLVPGKKALSLPQNYTTQLIPSGCCGMAGSFGYEAEHYDVSMQVGELVLFPTVRQQPDDVLIAAPGTSCRHQIKDGTARKAKHPAEILFDALK